The Bacillaceae bacterium IKA-2 DNA window GGAATTTTTCATACAAAATCGAGCTATTTTAAGTAATCGGATTCCAATTACTGTACAAGGAAAAACGATTGGAGCAGTTGCAATTTTTCAAGATAAAACTGAAGTTACGAGACTAGCCCAAGAGCTTACTGGTGTACAAGCTTTTGTAGATGCTCTCAGAGTTCAAGCACATGAGTACTCAAACAAACTTCATACAATCGCTGGATTAATTCAACTAGATCAAAGTAAAAAAGCGCTTGACTATATTTTTAACCTTTCTGAAGAACAAGCTGAACTTTCAACAATTATTACACAACAAATTCATGATGATAGTCTTGCTGGCCTCCTTTTAGGGAAACGTAGTCGCTGCAAAGAATTAGAAATAAAACTTAAATTTGATCATAATAGTATGTTTATTAATTATCCAGATGGAATAACAATCCATGATTTAGTAGTTATCTGTGGTAACTTAATTGACAATAGTATCGACGCCTTAGTTGAAACAAATAAAGAAGACAAAGACATATTCTTTTCAATTATGGAGGATGAAGACTTTTTAACGATAAAAGTAGGCGATACAGGTGATGGTATTGAAGAAACGATTCAGGAATACATCTTTCAAAGAGGGTTCTCAACAAAACATAAAGAAGGTAGAGGAATCGGCCTTTTTTTAATTCGTTCAATCATTGATCGAATCGAAGGCACTATTGATATTAATAGTGTAATTGGGAAAGGAACACTCTTTACGCTACATATTCCAATGAAAAGGGAAGTGGGGGTGCGATATGAATCGGAAAAATAAAGAAGAGAAATTCATTCGAATTTTGTTAATTGAAGATGATCTTATGGTACAAGAAGTTAACCGAATGTTTATCGAAAAAGTAAAAGGCTTTAAAGTGGTCGGTATTGCCAGTAATGGGATGGAAGGGCGACAAATGATTAAGGAACTTAACCCGGACATTGTCCTCTTAGATATTTTCATGCCAAAAGAGGATGGATTAAAGACGATTTCAAAGTTAAGACAAGACCAATTAGACGTTGATATCATTGCAGTGACCGCCGCTAATGACACCGCAACTGTAAAGCGGTTACTGAGGTATGGAGTTGTCGACTATATTGTTAAACCATTTACATTTGAAAGGTTAAAGCAAGCTTTAGAGCAATATAAGGAAATGTATGATCAACTTAGACTAACTGAAAAATTTTCCCAAGATAAATTAGATGAAGTCATGCAACAAAAAGAAAATAGTAAACCAGATGGCCTACCAAAAGGGTTGCAATCGATGACGTTAAAACAAATATTAGACTATTTAGAGAAAATTGATCACTCTAAATCAGCAGAAGAGATTGGTTCTGAAGTAGGATTGGCAAGAGTTACCGTTAGAAGGTATTTAAACTACTTAGAATCCACTAAAAAAGTAGAAATGGAATTAACGTATGGAACGATTGGAAGGCCAATACAGCTTTATAGATTAATTACAAAAGAGGCTTCAAAATGAAAGAATTAGTAAAATTATTGATATTTTTACTTGTTGGGATTATTACTGCTGTTTATTTTGGATTCGGCATTCCTACTGCTTCCAATACGGATGCTGTAGATGAGGAACTTATCGGACTTCATGAAAAGTATACGTTGAAAATGAGTCATGTAGTTGCGAAAAATACTCCAAAAGGTTTAGCGGCAGCTTATTTTTCGGAGTTAGTAAGAGAAAAAACAAATGGTTGGGTGGAAATCCAAATTTTCCCGAATGGAGTATTGTATAGTGCTCAAGAAGAATTTGAGGCGCTAAAAAATGGGGATGTGCAAATTATAGCTCCAGCTTTTTCTGAAGTGACCGTACATGATCGAAAATGGGTTGCTATGGATTTACCATATATATTTGATAATGAAGTTATGGTAGAGCAGGCTTTTGAAGGTAGAGTCGGTGAAATATTGCTAGATAGCATTGCGATGAGAGGTTATAAAGGATTAGCTTTTTGGGACAATGGTTTTAAACAAATCACAAATAATAGTAGACCGATTGTATATCCTGAAGATATATCCGAGCTATCTTTTCGAGTGATGCCAAGTGAGGCTTTATTTAAAACGTTCCGTTCGTTAGGCGCAAAAGCTGTAACTTATCCATTCAATGAAGTGTACAACATTTTACAAGAAGGCACAGTAGATGGACAAGAAAATACTTTATCCAATATTTATTCTAAAGGTTTTTATCAACAACAAAGCCATATGACGATCAGTAACCATAATTATTTGGGTTATGTCGTTTTAGTTGATCCAGTGTTTTGGAATACTATACCTGATATTTACAAGGATAGTATCGAGGAAGCGATGGATGAGGTAACTGCATGGTTACGAGCGCACGCAAAGGAACTAAATGAAGAAATGCTGCAAAGAATTAAAAATAGCAGTGTAACAGAGATCTATTTTCAATCTGAAGAAGAAAAAGTGCAGTGGCGGAAAGCGTTAAAGCCGATATACGATGAGTATGAATTAATTATTGGTAATGAATTAATGGAAGAAATTAAAAAATTGCAAATTGAAAAAGAGCTATAGAAAAAAGATGACAAAAGGGTAGTTATGACACTCCTCAGTCATTTTTTTTTACGAAATTTTCCAGCTCTTTTTAAAAGCTAATTGTAGTGGAACGTTGCTAGTACGACAAATAAACCGTTTACATTATTTTTGTGAACAAAAAGAACAAAAAGATCATTATGTACAAATCATGACGAATAATAAAAAAAATAATATAATTTGAATTGTTAGAAAAAACAAAAAAAACGAAACAAGGGGGAAATTAAATGACAAAATTTAAGCGTACTCTTTTTACAGTAGCAGCAGGTGTGTCACTACTATTTGCAGCTGCTTGTGGTGGAAGCGATGATCCAGCAAATAACGAACCAGCGCCAGACAATGATTCTGAACAAGAAGCTAAATCTGCGGATTATCCAACTACGGTAGTTATTGGAACCGCTTCCCAAGGTGGGTTGTACTATATTTATGGTGGTGGTTTAGGCGAGTTAGTTAATCGCGAATTAAGTGTAACTTCCAATGTTGAAGTAAGTGGTGGACCTGTCCACAATATGCAACTAGTTAATACGGGAGATTATGATATTGGCTTTGCAACACTAGGGCCTGCTTATGAAGGATTTATGGGTGAAGGTGAATGGACGAACGGACAAAAACTTGAAGACGTTCGAATAGCATTCCCGATGTATACAACGCCTTTTCACTGGTGGTCGGTAGATAGTGATATTAACTCAATTGATGACATCGTTAGTGAAAACATAAATCGGATTGGAGTAGGTCCAGCAGGTGGGACATCTGGAACTTACTTACCACTTATCCATGAATTGCTTGGAATAGATGCTACTTCTGTTCAAGCCGGTGCAAGTGATATGACTGGTCAACAAATGGATGGTGGATTAGATACGATTGGATTTGCGGCCGGTGTACCAATCCCAGCTGTACAAGAAGTATTAGCAACATCAAGAAATCCGGTTAATTTATTTGGTATTTCAGGTGCACAAAGAGATTTAGTAATTGAGAATTTCCCTTATTTTGATGCTTTTACTATGCCTGGTGAAACATATGAGGGTATTGCAGAAGAGATTGAAACAATCGCAATGTTTAACTTTGGTATTGTAAATGTAAATGCAGATGAGCAATTTGTTTATGATTTGGTAAAAGCCTATCATGAAAATATTGATTCTATGATTATAACTGCAAGTGCAGCAAGAGAAGCTCTTCCAGAAGCAATTTTAAAGAATACAGTTGTACCTTTACATCCAGGGGCAATTCGTTATTATGAAGAAATCGGAATTGATCTTCCTGATGCTGTAAAGTAATTTGTTCTAGCTAAGAAAGACTGGCTCGTTAGCGAAATAGAGAAGTTCTTTTATGCTAATGAGACAGTCTTTCTTTTTTTTAAAAAAATTGTTATTTTTAGTCTATTAGTGAAAATTCTATGACTTATAGCCATTCTTTCGCTCCAACTGGGTATGACAAGATTCACAAATTTTCTTGGTATTACTTTATTTTTCTCATTGATAATTACTTTTTGGGACACTAAAAATAACAATTTTTTTTAAAATAATACCGAAATTTGGCTTTAGGAGGGGTTTTCATGACAACTGAAGAAGAGAAAAAATCGTTATTAACAGATGAGCAAGCAAAGGAAATTGAGCAGGCAACAGAACTTAATAGTAGTGCTCGAGAACTAGCCGGGTTTACGAAAATTTTATTTTCAGTAATTGCGGTAGTAGGTGCAGTTTTTCACCTAATTGTATTAAATTTTTATCCGATTGATCCTTGGATTTTCAGAAGTGTTCACTTAGCTTTTGGAACAGTATTAGCACTTATGTTATTTAAAGGTTCAAAAAAAGGTTCGAACAAAATCACCATTATTGATTGGACGTTAATTTTATCAATTATCTTTATTACTGGATATATTTATATGAATTTATCAACTTTATTATTCCGTTTTGGTGTTATGCCAACAACGATGGATGCGTATGTTGCCTTACTTGGTTTATTAATTGTTTTTGAAATCACACGGCGAACTAGTGGTTGGACATTACCAATATTAGCTGGTATTTTTGTTGCATATGCATTTGCGGGACCATATATGCCAGGTATTTTAAATCATCGAGGATATGCTTGGGATCGTTTTGTTACCTACATTTTTGGTTTAGATGGTGTTTTCGGGGTAACGTTAGATGTATCATCAAAATATATTTTACTATTTATTATTTTCGGGGCATTTTTACAAATGTCAGGGGTCGGACGTTACTTTATTGATTTTTCTTTCTCGCTCGCTGGTGGTATGCGCGGGGGCCCTGCAAAAGTATCAGTTATTTCTAGTGGACTTATGGGAATGATGAACGGAACAAGTGCTGGAAACGCTGTTGCAACAGGTTCACTCACGATACCATTAATGAGAAAAGTTGGATACTCAGGAAGATTTGCCGCCGCAACTGAAGCAACTGCTTCGGCCGGTGGACAAATCATGATCCCGATCATGGGAGCTGGAGCTTTTATCATGGCTGAAATAACCGGGATAAAGTATTCGGAAATTATCATTGCCGCAACAATTCCAGCTTTCCTTTACTTCATATCTGTTTATTTTATGGTTGACTTTCAAGCAATAAAAAATAATATGAAAGGAATTCCGAGAAAAGATTTACCATCTTTAAAAGGTGTTTTAAAACAAGCGTATTTGTTTATTCCAATCGTCCTGTTAATTGGTACCTTACTTAGTGGTTATAGTGTTATTCGCTCAGGATCAGTTGCTATTATTGCTTGTTTAATGATTAGTTGGCTTACTCCTGATAACAAAATGGGACCAAAACAAGTATTAGAAGCACTAATACTAGGAATGAAAAATACGATTCAACTTTTAGCAGTTTGTGCAACGGCAGGGGTTATTGTTGGGGTCATTGCCTTAACAGGTGTCGGACAGCGTTTCAGCTCAATGCTACTTGGGGTTGCCGATACAAATATTTTACTAGCGTTAATGTTTGCGATGATGATTTCAATCATTCTTGGAATGGGTATGCCGACTACGGCAGCTTATGCAGTAGCAGCTTCAGTAGTTGCACCAGGACTAATTTCAATTGGAATTCCGTTATTAACTGCACACATGTTTGTATTTTACTTTGCGGTAATGTCAGCGATTACACCACCAGTTGCGCTAGCAGCATATGCGGCGGCCGGTGTGGCTGGTACTGATCCATTTAAAACGGGTATTACAGCCTTTAAGCTCGGTATAGCAGCATTTATCGTACCTTATATGTTTTACTATTCACCAGAGCTAATGATGGAAGGTAGTGGTGTTGGAATCGCGGTTGCCTTTGTAACGGCAGCTTGTGGAATTTATCTATTAGCAGCAGCAGTTCAAGGCTGGTTTGCTAAGAAAGATGCAGGAATCTTTGTTAGAGTAGTACTTGTTGTTGCATCACTAT harbors:
- a CDS encoding response regulator gives rise to the protein MNRKNKEEKFIRILLIEDDLMVQEVNRMFIEKVKGFKVVGIASNGMEGRQMIKELNPDIVLLDIFMPKEDGLKTISKLRQDQLDVDIIAVTAANDTATVKRLLRYGVVDYIVKPFTFERLKQALEQYKEMYDQLRLTEKFSQDKLDEVMQQKENSKPDGLPKGLQSMTLKQILDYLEKIDHSKSAEEIGSEVGLARVTVRRYLNYLESTKKVEMELTYGTIGRPIQLYRLITKEASK
- a CDS encoding TRAP transporter substrate-binding protein yields the protein MKELVKLLIFLLVGIITAVYFGFGIPTASNTDAVDEELIGLHEKYTLKMSHVVAKNTPKGLAAAYFSELVREKTNGWVEIQIFPNGVLYSAQEEFEALKNGDVQIIAPAFSEVTVHDRKWVAMDLPYIFDNEVMVEQAFEGRVGEILLDSIAMRGYKGLAFWDNGFKQITNNSRPIVYPEDISELSFRVMPSEALFKTFRSLGAKAVTYPFNEVYNILQEGTVDGQENTLSNIYSKGFYQQQSHMTISNHNYLGYVVLVDPVFWNTIPDIYKDSIEEAMDEVTAWLRAHAKELNEEMLQRIKNSSVTEIYFQSEEEKVQWRKALKPIYDEYELIIGNELMEEIKKLQIEKEL
- a CDS encoding TAXI family TRAP transporter solute-binding subunit — encoded protein: MTKFKRTLFTVAAGVSLLFAAACGGSDDPANNEPAPDNDSEQEAKSADYPTTVVIGTASQGGLYYIYGGGLGELVNRELSVTSNVEVSGGPVHNMQLVNTGDYDIGFATLGPAYEGFMGEGEWTNGQKLEDVRIAFPMYTTPFHWWSVDSDINSIDDIVSENINRIGVGPAGGTSGTYLPLIHELLGIDATSVQAGASDMTGQQMDGGLDTIGFAAGVPIPAVQEVLATSRNPVNLFGISGAQRDLVIENFPYFDAFTMPGETYEGIAEEIETIAMFNFGIVNVNADEQFVYDLVKAYHENIDSMIITASAAREALPEAILKNTVVPLHPGAIRYYEEIGIDLPDAVK
- a CDS encoding TRAP transporter permease — its product is MTTEEEKKSLLTDEQAKEIEQATELNSSARELAGFTKILFSVIAVVGAVFHLIVLNFYPIDPWIFRSVHLAFGTVLALMLFKGSKKGSNKITIIDWTLILSIIFITGYIYMNLSTLLFRFGVMPTTMDAYVALLGLLIVFEITRRTSGWTLPILAGIFVAYAFAGPYMPGILNHRGYAWDRFVTYIFGLDGVFGVTLDVSSKYILLFIIFGAFLQMSGVGRYFIDFSFSLAGGMRGGPAKVSVISSGLMGMMNGTSAGNAVATGSLTIPLMRKVGYSGRFAAATEATASAGGQIMIPIMGAGAFIMAEITGIKYSEIIIAATIPAFLYFISVYFMVDFQAIKNNMKGIPRKDLPSLKGVLKQAYLFIPIVLLIGTLLSGYSVIRSGSVAIIACLMISWLTPDNKMGPKQVLEALILGMKNTIQLLAVCATAGVIVGVIALTGVGQRFSSMLLGVADTNILLALMFAMMISIILGMGMPTTAAYAVAASVVAPGLISIGIPLLTAHMFVFYFAVMSAITPPVALAAYAAAGVAGTDPFKTGITAFKLGIAAFIVPYMFYYSPELMMEGSGVGIAVAFVTAACGIYLLAAAVQGWFAKKDAGIFVRVVLVVASLCLINASPLWDAIALAIVIALVLFQKFVQKDKVELATVKSA